A window of Cyanobacterium sp. T60_A2020_053 genomic DNA:
CGATTTTTTTGTTGGTTCGTTTACATCCCCCGTTGATTTCAGTGGGTATTTTTTTTGTTGAGAAATTCAACGGGGGTCTTTCACTCACATTTCAAGATAAATACTAAAGAATTAAAAAAGCGCCCGTCACCGAGCGCCCGTCACCGTCATATTACCGGAACATGATACTTACCGAACTATCCTCATGGATACGCCAAATAGTCTCACCTAGTAAATTAGCCACGGAGAGGACTTTTAACTGAGGGAAATAATGATCAAGAGGTACAGGAATAGTATTGGTGACGATAACTTCTTCAAATACATCACTAGAAAGACGAGAAATAGCTGGACCTGAAAAAACCGCATGGGTAGCACAAGCATATATTTTCTTAGCGCCCTCCTTCTTCAGTAACCTAGCGCCCTCCAACAAAGTTCCGGCAGTGTCGATCATATCATCAACTAAAATGGCATTTTTGCCCTTCACATCACCGATGACATTCATCACTTCAGCCACATTATGAGCCTGACGACGTTTATCAATAATGGCGAGGGGCGCATCATCAAGTTTTTTAGCAAAAGCTCGGGCGCGCGCTACCCCTCCCACATCAGGAGAAACCACCACAAAATCATCCAAATTCTTTTGATTTAAGTAATCAAGAATTACCGGAGAACCATAAACATGGTCTAAAGGTATATCAAAATAACCTTGAATTTGGGCGGAATGTAAATCCATGGCTAAAACCCGATTAGCACCGGCTTCGGTGATGATATTAGCCACCAATTTAGCAGAAATGGACTCCCTCCCAGCGGTTTTGCGATCCGCCCTAGCATAGGCATAGTAGGGTAACACTGCGGTAATTTGCCGTGCCGAAGCGCGCCGACAAGCATCGATCATAATCAGCAATTCCATCAAATTATCATTAACAGGATTACAGCAGGGTTGAATCAAATAAACATCACACCCTCGAATGGACTCTTGGATTTGCACATATAATTCACCGTCAGCGAATCTTTTGCGAATCATGGGGCCTAAATCCATGCCTAGATAGCGCGCTACTTCCGTAGCAAGTCCTATGTTAGCCGAACCAGAAAATAATCTAAGACGATTATTGTCGGTGACTTGATGCTGTAACATAGGGCTGAGTGTTAAAGTGGGAGAACTACTCACGGCAAATTCTTTAACCTCGTAAGATTTAATAATATTAATACTTATCCTAGTCGATTTAGACTAGATTATGTTTTACTTCCGTATTCCACTTTACAATATATTTAGACTTTTGCTTCAACTAATTTTAATCACCTCTTAACTTTTCTGGATGTTTGGAGGGCGCTGGGGAGAAATTCAACGTAGGTTGGGTTGAGCTAACGAAACCCAACAGCAGGCGGGAAGGAATTACAACTCATAATTCATAATTCATAATTCATAACTCATTTATGACTACTTTATTAATTACAGCAACAGATACAGACGCAGGTAAAACTATTATTACTACTGCATTACGAGCTTATTATCATTACTACTTTCCGCAAATGTCCACAGGATTGATGAAACTACTACAAACAGGCGAAATAGGAGATGCTGAATTTTACCGACAATTTTTTGATGATGTAGTCATTCCTCAACGTTTCAGCGCCCCTCTCGCCCCTCCCATCGCCGCCGATTTGGAAGGAAAAACCATTGATATTGATCTCATTTGGCGAAATTATCAACAACTAGCCCAAACAAAAGATATAGTCTTATTAGAAACCCTAGGCGGTTTAGGCTCACCCGTTACCCATGAATTAACCGTTGCTGATATTGCCAGTAGTTGGGGCTTAGAAACAATTTTAATAGTACCTGTAAAATTGGGTGCTGTTGCTCATACCGTAGCCAATGTTGCCCTCGCGCGCCATCACAAAATCAAACTCAAAGGGATTATTTTTAACTGTGTTACCCCCTGTAGCCAAACAGACATAGAAAATTGGACACCCCAAAAACTAATCGAATCTCTCACCCAAACCCCTGTATTAGGATATTTTCCCTATCAAGAGAATCTCACCGATTTAAAACACCTTGCCCAACAAGTGGCAGACTATTTAGTAGTTGACGAAAAATAATTGATAACTGATGTTACGCAAAAAATAGAATTAATTGTTGGTGTCGCGGTG
This region includes:
- a CDS encoding ribose-phosphate pyrophosphokinase, with amino-acid sequence MLQHQVTDNNRLRLFSGSANIGLATEVARYLGMDLGPMIRKRFADGELYVQIQESIRGCDVYLIQPCCNPVNDNLMELLIMIDACRRASARQITAVLPYYAYARADRKTAGRESISAKLVANIITEAGANRVLAMDLHSAQIQGYFDIPLDHVYGSPVILDYLNQKNLDDFVVVSPDVGGVARARAFAKKLDDAPLAIIDKRRQAHNVAEVMNVIGDVKGKNAILVDDMIDTAGTLLEGARLLKKEGAKKIYACATHAVFSGPAISRLSSDVFEEVIVTNTIPVPLDHYFPQLKVLSVANLLGETIWRIHEDSSVSIMFR
- the bioD gene encoding ATP-dependent dethiobiotin synthetase BioD, whose product is MTTLLITATDTDAGKTIITTALRAYYHYYFPQMSTGLMKLLQTGEIGDAEFYRQFFDDVVIPQRFSAPLAPPIAADLEGKTIDIDLIWRNYQQLAQTKDIVLLETLGGLGSPVTHELTVADIASSWGLETILIVPVKLGAVAHTVANVALARHHKIKLKGIIFNCVTPCSQTDIENWTPQKLIESLTQTPVLGYFPYQENLTDLKHLAQQVADYLVVDEK